Proteins encoded together in one Flavobacteriales bacterium window:
- a CDS encoding OmpA family protein yields the protein MCKRTPTLLLLTLITVMVRAQGNIPFDRDHIADKVALDNALRAMHQADKLAETGGAAYAQALPLYLQAHAVNPDNADLNVRIGLCHLNGEQRPEAVEWFLRAAALDPAMPRVHFLCGYALQLNGRWDEAIAEYEDHKVRTARNPDPEPAYNQADKHLAECRNGKALTAAPAHVRVSNMGSRINSPESDYGVLLTADGGTLFYTSRRANSTGGKVNKATNEYFEDVYVSTRGDQGWSDPAPLPEPVNTAINDASVGLFNDGRTMLIYRDVKGTGDLFETKRTGKAWSDPRPLGPNVNTRYHESSAWYSFDRQWLYFVSDRPEEGLGAQDIYRSKWDAATKEWGPAENLGPTINTRFDEDGIFVHPDGRTIYFSSKGHNSMGGYDIFRSTLEGGQWSKPVNLGWPVNGADDDLFFVMNASGSTGYFSSLRPGGLGEDDIYEVEFLPDPAAQETATAAAAVDAAPTNTMATVLVKGWVKDLRALKGLEADIDLLDLADASLVARFQSDRETGEFMATVPAGRAYALHVRANGYLFHSQHIEVGAVGTVELALEVGLKPLEAGGVEVMRNLFFDRDKADLQPGSHAELAQLMKLMTDNPGLRLEVGGHTDSDGSAEHNLKLSQARAQAVVDHLTAQGVAADRLEVKGYGPTQPMAPNDSAANKARNRRTEIRILGQ from the coding sequence ATGTGCAAGCGGACCCCCACCCTTCTGCTGCTGACGCTCATCACCGTCATGGTGCGAGCACAGGGCAACATCCCCTTCGACCGTGACCACATCGCGGACAAGGTGGCGCTGGACAATGCGCTGCGGGCCATGCACCAGGCGGACAAGCTGGCCGAGACCGGCGGTGCGGCTTATGCGCAGGCCCTGCCCTTGTACCTGCAGGCCCACGCCGTGAACCCGGACAACGCCGACCTGAACGTGCGCATCGGGCTCTGCCACCTGAACGGGGAGCAGCGGCCTGAGGCGGTCGAGTGGTTCCTGCGGGCGGCGGCGCTCGATCCGGCCATGCCGCGCGTGCACTTCCTCTGCGGTTATGCCTTGCAGCTCAATGGCCGATGGGACGAGGCCATCGCGGAATACGAGGACCACAAGGTGCGCACGGCGCGCAACCCCGACCCTGAGCCGGCCTACAACCAGGCCGACAAGCACCTGGCCGAATGCCGCAACGGCAAGGCGCTCACCGCGGCACCCGCGCACGTGCGGGTGTCCAACATGGGGTCGCGCATCAACAGTCCGGAGAGCGACTACGGCGTGCTGCTGACGGCCGATGGGGGCACGCTCTTCTATACCTCCCGACGGGCGAACAGCACCGGAGGCAAGGTGAACAAGGCCACCAACGAATACTTCGAGGACGTGTACGTGAGCACGCGCGGCGATCAGGGCTGGAGCGATCCCGCGCCGCTGCCCGAGCCGGTGAACACGGCCATCAACGACGCCTCCGTGGGCCTCTTCAACGACGGCCGCACCATGCTGATCTACCGCGATGTGAAGGGCACGGGCGACCTGTTCGAGACGAAGCGGACGGGAAAGGCGTGGAGCGATCCGCGACCGCTGGGCCCGAACGTGAACACCCGCTACCACGAGAGCAGCGCGTGGTACAGCTTCGACCGGCAATGGCTCTACTTCGTGAGCGACCGCCCGGAGGAGGGCCTCGGCGCGCAGGACATCTACCGAAGCAAGTGGGACGCCGCGACGAAGGAGTGGGGACCGGCGGAGAACCTGGGTCCCACCATCAACACGCGCTTCGACGAGGACGGCATCTTCGTTCACCCCGACGGGCGCACGATCTACTTCAGCAGCAAGGGTCACAACAGCATGGGCGGCTACGACATCTTCCGCAGCACGCTGGAAGGCGGCCAGTGGTCGAAGCCGGTGAACCTCGGCTGGCCGGTGAACGGTGCGGACGACGACCTCTTCTTCGTGATGAACGCCAGCGGCAGCACGGGCTACTTCAGCTCTCTGCGCCCGGGCGGACTGGGTGAGGACGACATCTACGAGGTGGAGTTCCTGCCCGATCCGGCCGCGCAGGAGACGGCCACCGCCGCCGCGGCCGTGGATGCGGCACCGACGAACACGATGGCCACCGTGCTGGTGAAGGGGTGGGTGAAGGACCTGCGCGCGCTCAAGGGCCTGGAGGCCGACATCGACCTGCTGGACCTGGCGGATGCCAGCCTGGTGGCGCGCTTCCAGAGCGACCGCGAGACGGGCGAGTTCATGGCCACGGTGCCGGCGGGCCGCGCCTACGCCCTGCACGTGCGCGCCAACGGCTATCTCTTCCACAGCCAGCACATCGAGGTGGGCGCGGTAGGCACGGTGGAACTGGCCTTGGAGGTGGGCCTGAAGCCGCTGGAGGCGGGCGGCGTGGAAGTGATGCGCAACCTGTTCTTCGACCGCGACAAGGCCGACCTGCAGCCGGGCTCGCACGCGGAACTGGCGCAGCTGATGAAACTGATGACCGACAATCCGGGCCTGCGCCTGGAGGTGGGCGGCCACACCGACAGCGACGGCAGCGCTGAGCACAACCTGAAGCTCTCGCAGGCCCGGGCCCAGGCCGTGGTGGACCACCTTACGGCCCAGGGCGTCGCCGCCGACCGGCTGGAGGTGAAGGGCTACGGCCCCACGCAGCCGATGGCCCCGAACGACAGCGCTGCCAACAAGGCGCGCAACCGCCGCACGGAGATCCGCATCCTCGGTCAGTAG
- a CDS encoding PKD domain-containing protein has product MRTNPTALLVLAAMLPTLSVGQDWVRMYHDPAVPLHQVEQAHADHFAGRAQERGKGRNVFAREAWFWSQRLYPEGVRPDPGAYARAWRQLKSRPVAATPKSASWQPIGPAAWDSWSYNPGNGRVHTAAVSPLDPNTIYVGTPAGGLWRTTDGGVNWNALGQDLPTLGVTGIALHPTDANTLYIATGDGYSRDTYAMGVLKSTDGGATWNSTGLDWDVHQVRTTRRLVMHPTDPDVLFCAANSGLYRTTDAGASWQRVALGSFFDVAFKPGDPGVVHATSDQYHRSTNGGSTFTTVTSGLPAAGLVVRMALAVTPADPQLVYLLAGREDDGGFQGLYRSTDGGSSFTTRSTTPNLMGYSETGNDSGGQAWYDLALTADPVNAGTLYAGGINVWKSANGGTTWTNMSHWTWPSTVGYTHADIHHLQIANGQLYCGSDGGFFRSPNGGADWFDLSAGLAVSQVYRIGVSALQPGLVMAGLQDNGSMQWEIGAWIHVQGGDGMEGLVDKDDPQMRFCSAQYGSIYRTFDGGQSFGSVSFDIPEEGAWVTPYIQDPSVPGRLYAGYNNLWRSNDLGDTWTNISNITTGRKVRAIAVAPTDPDVIYFSNDGALRRSNDGGTTWDILTGLPAQALTAIAIDPTDADRVTVTCSGFRDGVKVFRSVDGGDTWSDHSGNLPNVPVNTVVLTGSNDGLYVGTDLGVFYRDATLGNWQPFAQGLPAVVVMELELDGSGQMLYAATYGRGVWRTPVYSPSGDPPVAGFRTESDVVCGGGAVTFHDLALEAAPGWNWQFPGGNPSTSTDASPAVTYPASGSYSVSLTVSNAFGSDTETRTVDVQVRPEEIEVELVFDQYAGESAWSIVDDDGVVVATGGPYNGLLNTATLTAFACLDTGCYTFIMHDAYGDGMCCDAGNGSYTVTGAFTGFIADGASFGVEESTPFCVDASVGLPTRPVPALRLRSDGDGVYTLLGAPAGERWWVLDGLGRVVRDGLLTPVGGELRVDLRDAAAGTYTLRGASGVGVKLVRGY; this is encoded by the coding sequence ATGCGCACGAACCCTACCGCACTCCTCGTCCTCGCCGCCATGCTGCCCACGCTGTCCGTGGGGCAGGACTGGGTGCGGATGTACCACGACCCCGCCGTGCCGCTGCACCAGGTGGAGCAGGCCCATGCCGACCACTTCGCCGGGCGCGCCCAGGAGCGCGGCAAGGGCCGCAACGTCTTCGCCCGCGAGGCGTGGTTCTGGTCGCAGCGGCTGTATCCAGAAGGCGTACGTCCGGATCCCGGCGCCTATGCCCGCGCCTGGCGGCAACTGAAGAGCAGGCCGGTGGCGGCCACCCCCAAGAGCGCGAGCTGGCAACCGATCGGCCCCGCCGCCTGGGATTCGTGGAGCTACAACCCCGGCAACGGACGCGTGCACACCGCCGCCGTGTCGCCGCTCGACCCCAACACCATCTACGTGGGCACACCGGCCGGCGGCCTGTGGCGCACCACCGATGGCGGCGTCAACTGGAACGCGCTGGGGCAGGACCTGCCCACCCTCGGCGTCACCGGCATCGCGCTGCATCCCACGGACGCCAACACCCTGTACATCGCCACGGGCGACGGCTACTCGCGCGACACCTATGCGATGGGCGTGTTGAAGAGCACCGATGGTGGCGCCACCTGGAACAGCACCGGGCTCGACTGGGACGTGCATCAGGTGCGCACCACACGCCGGTTGGTGATGCATCCCACCGACCCGGACGTGCTGTTCTGCGCGGCCAACAGCGGCCTCTACCGCACCACCGACGCCGGCGCCAGCTGGCAGCGCGTGGCGTTGGGCAGCTTCTTCGACGTGGCCTTCAAGCCCGGTGACCCCGGCGTGGTGCATGCCACCAGCGATCAGTACCACCGCAGCACCAATGGCGGGTCCACCTTCACCACGGTCACCAGCGGCCTGCCTGCGGCGGGGCTGGTGGTGCGCATGGCCCTGGCGGTGACCCCGGCCGACCCACAACTGGTGTACCTGCTGGCCGGGCGTGAGGACGATGGTGGGTTCCAGGGCTTGTACCGCAGCACCGATGGCGGCAGCTCCTTCACCACGCGCAGCACCACGCCCAACCTCATGGGCTATTCGGAGACGGGCAACGACAGCGGGGGGCAGGCCTGGTACGACCTGGCCCTCACCGCCGACCCCGTGAACGCGGGCACCCTGTACGCCGGTGGCATCAACGTGTGGAAGAGCGCCAACGGCGGCACCACGTGGACCAACATGAGCCACTGGACCTGGCCCAGCACCGTGGGCTACACCCACGCCGACATCCATCATTTGCAGATCGCCAACGGCCAGCTGTACTGCGGCAGTGACGGCGGCTTCTTCCGCAGCCCCAACGGCGGTGCCGATTGGTTCGACCTCAGCGCGGGACTCGCGGTGTCGCAGGTCTACCGCATCGGTGTATCCGCCCTCCAGCCCGGGCTGGTGATGGCCGGACTGCAGGACAACGGCAGCATGCAGTGGGAGATCGGGGCCTGGATCCACGTTCAGGGCGGTGACGGCATGGAAGGGCTGGTGGACAAGGACGATCCCCAGATGCGCTTCTGCAGTGCGCAGTACGGGTCGATCTACCGCACGTTCGATGGCGGCCAGAGCTTCGGCAGCGTCAGCTTCGACATCCCCGAGGAAGGCGCCTGGGTGACGCCCTACATCCAGGACCCCAGCGTGCCCGGCCGCTTGTACGCCGGCTACAACAACCTCTGGCGCAGCAACGACCTGGGCGATACGTGGACGAACATCAGCAACATCACCACCGGACGGAAGGTGCGCGCCATCGCGGTGGCCCCCACCGATCCGGACGTCATCTACTTCAGCAACGATGGCGCCCTGCGCCGGAGCAACGATGGCGGCACCACCTGGGACATCCTCACCGGCCTGCCGGCCCAGGCGCTCACCGCCATCGCCATCGACCCCACCGACGCCGATCGCGTGACGGTGACCTGCTCCGGCTTCCGCGATGGGGTGAAGGTGTTCCGCAGTGTGGACGGTGGCGACACCTGGTCCGACCACAGCGGCAACCTGCCCAACGTGCCGGTGAACACGGTGGTGCTGACGGGGTCCAACGACGGCCTGTACGTGGGCACCGACCTGGGCGTCTTCTACCGCGACGCCACCCTCGGCAACTGGCAACCCTTTGCACAGGGCCTTCCCGCCGTGGTGGTGATGGAACTGGAGCTCGATGGCAGCGGCCAGATGCTCTATGCGGCCACCTACGGCCGAGGCGTGTGGCGCACGCCGGTGTACAGCCCCAGCGGCGATCCGCCGGTCGCGGGCTTTCGCACGGAGAGCGATGTGGTCTGCGGCGGCGGTGCGGTCACCTTCCACGACCTGGCGCTGGAGGCCGCACCCGGTTGGAACTGGCAGTTCCCCGGCGGAAACCCGTCCACAAGCACCGATGCCTCGCCCGCGGTCACCTATCCCGCGAGCGGCTCCTACAGCGTGAGCCTCACGGTGAGCAACGCCTTCGGCAGCGATACGGAGACGCGCACGGTGGACGTGCAGGTGCGACCCGAGGAGATCGAGGTGGAGCTGGTGTTCGACCAGTACGCGGGCGAAAGCGCTTGGAGCATCGTGGATGACGATGGCGTGGTGGTGGCCACCGGCGGCCCGTACAACGGCCTGTTGAACACCGCCACGCTCACGGCCTTCGCCTGCCTCGACACCGGCTGCTACACCTTCATCATGCACGACGCGTACGGCGACGGCATGTGCTGCGACGCGGGCAACGGCAGCTACACGGTGACGGGCGCGTTCACGGGCTTCATCGCCGATGGCGCCAGCTTCGGCGTGGAGGAGAGCACACCCTTCTGCGTGGATGCCTCGGTGGGTCTGCCTACCCGCCCTGTCCCGGCACTGCGGTTGCGCAGCGATGGCGATGGGGTGTACACGCTGCTCGGCGCTCCGGCGGGCGAGCGATGGTGGGTGCTGGACGGGCTGGGGCGCGTGGTGCGCGACGGTCTGCTGACGCCGGTCGGTGGCGAGCTCCGCGTGGACCTGCGTGACGCCGCGGCGGGCACCTACACCCTGCGTGGTGCCAGCGGTGTGGGCGTGAAGCTCGTGCGCGGCTACTGA
- the mnmD gene encoding tRNA (5-methylaminomethyl-2-thiouridine)(34)-methyltransferase MnmD: protein MNAPLDDRSLLQVVRTADGSNTLRAPAMDEPYHSLHGALQESWHVFIVNGLRAVDRQDVDVLEVGLGTGLNMLLTWLQVVEGKCRVRYTALEPHPLPRPLLQAVDHCAQCGVPTLTDAWLDAMTAAPGALTEGLGAFRFTWRQAGVEALTDTAAFDVVYFDAFAPRKQPELWTAEVFTRLFRALRPGGVLVTYSAKGEVRRTLEGVGFRVEKLTGPPGKREMLRGHKPN, encoded by the coding sequence GTGAACGCCCCGCTCGACGACCGGTCCCTGTTGCAGGTGGTGCGCACAGCGGATGGATCCAACACGCTGCGCGCTCCGGCGATGGACGAGCCGTACCACAGCCTGCACGGTGCGCTGCAGGAATCGTGGCATGTGTTCATCGTGAACGGGCTGCGCGCGGTGGACCGGCAGGACGTGGACGTGCTGGAGGTGGGCCTGGGCACGGGCCTCAACATGCTGCTCACCTGGCTGCAGGTGGTGGAGGGCAAATGCCGCGTGCGCTACACGGCATTGGAGCCGCATCCGCTACCGCGGCCGCTGCTGCAGGCGGTGGACCATTGCGCGCAATGCGGTGTGCCCACCCTCACTGACGCGTGGCTCGATGCGATGACCGCTGCGCCCGGCGCCCTCACCGAAGGGCTGGGGGCCTTCCGCTTCACCTGGCGGCAGGCCGGGGTGGAAGCGCTCACCGACACCGCGGCCTTCGATGTGGTGTACTTCGATGCGTTCGCGCCGCGCAAGCAACCCGAGCTATGGACGGCGGAGGTGTTCACGCGGCTCTTCCGGGCGCTGCGCCCCGGGGGCGTGCTGGTGACCTACAGCGCCAAGGGCGAGGTGCGCCGCACCCTGGAGGGGGTCGGTTTCCGGGTGGAGAAGCTCACCGGCCCGCCCGGCAAACGGGAGATGCTGCGCGGCCACAAGCCCAACTGA
- a CDS encoding NUDIX domain-containing protein yields the protein MQRFTIRVYGLLVHDGHVLVADELIRGQRITKFPGGGLEYGEGLKDCLVREVREELGVEAFDVEHFYTTDFFQQSAFHSTPMQVVSVYYSFRIAEPGALRVVSEPFAGIGEGADQEVFRWLPLAGAHAGDMSLPIDRVVLDQLLVTLHGGIGRTE from the coding sequence ATGCAGCGCTTCACGATCCGTGTTTATGGTCTGCTGGTGCATGACGGGCATGTGCTCGTGGCGGACGAGCTGATCCGCGGGCAGCGCATCACGAAGTTCCCCGGCGGCGGGTTGGAGTACGGTGAAGGCCTGAAGGACTGCCTGGTGCGCGAGGTGCGCGAGGAGCTGGGCGTGGAGGCCTTCGACGTGGAGCACTTCTACACCACCGACTTCTTCCAGCAAAGCGCCTTCCACAGCACGCCGATGCAGGTGGTGAGCGTGTACTACAGTTTCCGCATCGCCGAGCCGGGCGCCCTGCGGGTCGTGAGCGAGCCGTTCGCGGGCATCGGCGAGGGGGCCGACCAGGAGGTGTTCCGCTGGCTGCCGCTGGCCGGGGCACACGCCGGGGACATGAGCCTGCCGATCGACCGGGTGGTGCTGGACCAACTGCTCGTCACGTTGCACGGTGGTATCGGCCGCACCGAGTAG
- a CDS encoding S9 family peptidase, with translation MLHHRLPAALWLITLALSAIAQKPLTNREIWASPTFATEFVGGLEGMRDGEHYTALEERNGAPAIVQYAYRTGQEVAVLVEGKDLVPAGATAPIDVDGYSFSADEKKVMLRTGTEPLYRYSFFAEHHILDRATRTLRPLSDPAKGKQRLATISPDGSKAAFVRDNDLYVVDLGTMTETRVTSDGALNRVINGATDWVYEEEFALVQGYQWSPAGTQLLFLRTDETAVPEFDLTYYENRLYPREYRFKYPKAGEQNSTVALYVYDTRNGVTRAVGMGETFSETYIPRFGWTTKDDVLWYMLMDRLQQTKVLFTAWMAYPPPPQIGVITKEIYRETSRTYVEVTDDLHFLEDGSGFILTSEKDGWNHIQWCSMDGKVQRALTQGDWDVLAVQGVDAARKRVLFTASKRSPREQEVYAVGLSGKGLVPLSPPGGFNDAEWSEGFRYFINTRSTASEPPVITLLDGEGKLVKTLKDNAALRERMAPYALQPREFFQCTTAGGVTLNGWMIKPPGFSADKKYPVFMTQYSGPNSNEVLDQWEGRGGLWHQLLAQQGYVVACVDPRGTGRRGRDFRHITYGQLGKYETEDQIAAAQWLAQQPYVDGTRIGIQGWSYGGYMSSLCITKGADVFKAAIAVAPVTNWRYYDTIYTERYMGLPQTNAAGYDDNSPINHVEKLKGKYLLIHGMGDDNVHFQNAAEMVMALIKANKPFDQFAYPDKNHGIYGGNTRLYLYEQMTTWLLENL, from the coding sequence ATGCTGCACCACCGCCTCCCCGCCGCCCTGTGGCTCATCACCCTCGCGCTTTCCGCGATCGCGCAGAAGCCGCTCACCAACCGCGAGATCTGGGCCTCCCCCACCTTCGCCACCGAGTTCGTGGGCGGCCTGGAGGGCATGCGCGACGGCGAGCACTACACGGCGCTGGAGGAGCGCAACGGCGCGCCGGCCATCGTGCAGTACGCCTACCGCACCGGGCAGGAGGTGGCCGTGCTGGTGGAGGGCAAGGACCTGGTGCCCGCCGGGGCCACGGCGCCCATCGACGTGGACGGCTACAGCTTCAGCGCCGATGAGAAGAAGGTGATGCTGCGCACCGGCACGGAGCCGTTGTACCGCTACAGCTTCTTCGCCGAGCACCACATCCTGGACCGCGCCACGCGCACGCTGCGGCCGTTGAGCGACCCGGCCAAGGGCAAACAGCGGCTGGCCACCATCAGCCCCGACGGCAGCAAGGCCGCCTTCGTGCGCGACAACGACCTGTACGTGGTGGACCTGGGCACCATGACCGAGACGCGCGTGACGAGCGACGGCGCGCTGAACCGCGTGATCAACGGCGCCACGGACTGGGTGTACGAGGAGGAGTTCGCGCTGGTGCAGGGCTACCAATGGAGCCCGGCCGGCACGCAGCTGCTCTTCCTGCGCACGGATGAGACGGCCGTGCCGGAGTTCGACCTCACGTACTACGAGAACCGCCTCTACCCGCGGGAATACCGCTTCAAGTACCCCAAGGCCGGGGAGCAGAACAGCACGGTGGCCCTGTACGTGTACGACACGCGCAACGGGGTCACGCGCGCAGTGGGTATGGGCGAGACCTTCAGCGAGACCTACATCCCCCGCTTCGGGTGGACCACCAAGGACGATGTGCTGTGGTACATGCTGATGGACCGGCTGCAGCAGACCAAGGTGCTCTTCACGGCGTGGATGGCGTATCCGCCCCCGCCGCAGATCGGCGTGATCACCAAGGAGATCTACCGCGAGACGAGCCGCACCTACGTGGAGGTGACGGACGACCTGCACTTCCTGGAGGACGGCAGCGGCTTCATCCTCACGAGCGAGAAGGACGGGTGGAACCACATCCAGTGGTGCAGCATGGACGGCAAGGTGCAGCGCGCGCTGACCCAGGGCGACTGGGACGTGCTGGCCGTGCAGGGTGTGGACGCGGCGCGCAAGCGGGTGCTCTTCACCGCGAGCAAGCGGAGCCCACGCGAGCAGGAGGTGTACGCCGTGGGGCTGAGCGGCAAGGGGCTGGTGCCCCTGAGCCCGCCGGGCGGCTTCAACGACGCGGAGTGGAGCGAGGGCTTCCGCTACTTCATCAACACGCGCAGCACCGCCAGCGAGCCGCCGGTGATCACCCTGCTGGACGGCGAGGGCAAGCTGGTGAAGACCCTGAAGGACAATGCGGCCCTGCGCGAGCGGATGGCGCCGTACGCCCTGCAGCCGCGCGAGTTCTTCCAGTGCACCACGGCCGGCGGTGTCACCCTCAACGGGTGGATGATCAAGCCGCCGGGCTTCAGCGCGGACAAGAAGTACCCCGTGTTCATGACCCAGTACAGCGGCCCCAACAGCAACGAGGTGCTCGACCAGTGGGAGGGCCGCGGCGGGCTGTGGCATCAGCTGCTGGCGCAGCAGGGCTACGTGGTGGCCTGCGTGGACCCGCGCGGCACGGGTCGCCGCGGCCGCGACTTCCGCCACATCACCTACGGCCAGCTGGGCAAGTACGAGACGGAGGACCAGATCGCGGCCGCGCAATGGCTGGCGCAGCAGCCGTACGTGGACGGCACGCGCATCGGCATCCAGGGCTGGAGCTACGGCGGCTACATGAGCAGCCTGTGCATCACCAAGGGGGCCGACGTGTTCAAGGCGGCCATCGCCGTGGCGCCGGTGACCAATTGGCGCTACTACGACACCATCTACACGGAGCGGTACATGGGCCTGCCACAGACCAACGCCGCCGGCTACGACGACAACAGCCCGATCAACCACGTGGAGAAGCTGAAGGGCAAGTACCTGCTGATCCACGGCATGGGCGACGACAACGTGCACTTCCAGAACGCCGCCGAGATGGTGATGGCGCTGATCAAGGCCAACAAGCCCTTCGACCAGTTCGCCTACCCGGACAAGAACCACGGGATCTACGGGGGCAACACGCGGCTGTACCTGTATGAGCAGATGACCACCTGGTTGTTGGAGAACCTGTGA